The following are from one region of the Bacteroidota bacterium genome:
- a CDS encoding ATP-binding protein: MKLLTEKHAAVMGERKRISADMHDDLGSDLSKIALLSEVLKINAGKNGFGEQLNSIAESAQDALLRIEEIIWSLNPKNDDLKNLIAYMRQKIAEQFENTTIVCMINMPDEIPQCIISGEQRRNIFLVVNEACHNIVKHARATQVSISFSCNNNWFKIIISDNGRHCP; the protein is encoded by the coding sequence TTGAAGCTCCTTACCGAAAAACATGCAGCTGTAATGGGCGAACGCAAACGTATAAGTGCCGATATGCATGATGACCTTGGAAGCGATCTGAGCAAGATTGCATTACTCAGCGAAGTGCTGAAAATCAATGCAGGTAAAAATGGCTTTGGTGAGCAGCTGAATAGTATTGCTGAATCGGCACAGGATGCTTTGCTGCGAATTGAAGAGATAATATGGAGTCTCAACCCTAAGAATGATGATCTTAAAAATTTGATTGCTTACATGCGTCAGAAAATTGCCGAGCAATTTGAAAATACTACTATTGTTTGTATGATTAACATGCCGGATGAAATTCCCCAATGCATCATTTCGGGCGAGCAGCGAAGAAATATTTTTTTAGTGGTAAATGAAGCCTGTCATAATATTGTGAAACATGCCCGGGCCACCCAAGTGTCAATCAGCTTTAGTTGTAATAATAATTGGTTCAAGATCATTATTAGTGATAATGGAAGGCATTGTCCTTGA
- a CDS encoding response regulator transcription factor, protein MDNIRVAIVEDLNEIREALRVLIDGSMGFSCVDVFENGEMALVELPSKQIDVIIMDINMPGMSGIDCTMKLKPLMPQTHFMMYTVYDNDENIFAALKGGATGYILKRTSPAAILESIRELMAGGSPMSGEIARRVVASLQNKKQNKRKIEILTPREKGDIRPPRQRISIQRNCSCYKCKPAPMLSIRLTRVSLFSFSFLRW, encoded by the coding sequence ATGGATAATATCAGAGTTGCTATAGTTGAAGATTTGAACGAAATACGTGAAGCCCTGCGTGTATTAATTGACGGCTCAATGGGTTTTAGCTGTGTGGATGTGTTTGAGAATGGTGAAATGGCTTTAGTCGAATTACCTTCAAAACAAATAGATGTGATTATCATGGATATTAACATGCCTGGCATGAGTGGCATTGACTGCACGATGAAACTTAAGCCACTTATGCCACAAACACACTTTATGATGTACACCGTATATGATAATGATGAAAATATTTTCGCTGCATTGAAAGGCGGTGCAACAGGTTATATACTTAAGCGCACATCGCCTGCTGCCATCCTGGAATCAATAAGGGAGCTGATGGCCGGTGGCTCACCCATGAGTGGCGAAATAGCAAGGCGAGTAGTGGCATCACTTCAAAATAAAAAACAAAACAAACGAAAAATTGAAATCCTAACACCAAGAGAAAAAGGAGATATTAGACCACCTCGCCAAAGGATATCTATACAAAGAAATTGCAGCTGTTACAAGTGCAAACCCGCACCGATGCTATCAATAAGGCTTACAAGAGTTAGCTTGTTTTCATTCTCTTTTCTACGGTGGTAA
- a CDS encoding tail fiber domain-containing protein — MSINSDLVPTTNCARSIGNSTNRWNIIYACNGVINTSDARDKIAQLKYGIKEIMKMNPVSYQWNYNQEDGTKLGLLAQDLQKIVPEVVRDWEYKTDEITGERTKIPAEQLGVFYSDLIPVLIKGMQEQQTEIKLRDSRIVGLEDRLTQMEKDLSQCCLSHNEKATNTDIVVSDIAKLEQNAPNPFNQNTTIKVYIPAKTVTAKLMVYSATGQTVKTVDIQSKGLNTITIEGSELQSGIYNYTLFIDGLVIDSKQMILTK; from the coding sequence ATGTCTATCAATTCCGATTTGGTTCCTACCACCAATTGTGCTCGTAGCATTGGTAACTCTACCAACCGTTGGAATATAATTTATGCCTGCAATGGAGTAATCAATACCTCCGATGCCCGCGATAAAATTGCTCAATTGAAATATGGCATCAAAGAAATTATGAAAATGAATCCTGTTTCTTACCAATGGAATTACAATCAAGAGGATGGAACAAAATTGGGGTTATTAGCACAAGATTTACAAAAGATAGTGCCCGAGGTTGTGCGCGATTGGGAATATAAGACCGATGAAATAACCGGAGAGCGCACCAAAATACCAGCAGAGCAGTTGGGTGTTTTTTATTCTGATTTAATTCCGGTATTAATAAAGGGCATGCAAGAGCAACAAACAGAAATAAAATTGCGCGATAGCAGAATTGTTGGCTTAGAAGATCGCCTTACACAAATGGAAAAGGACTTATCGCAATGCTGTTTAAGCCACAACGAAAAAGCTACTAATACTGATATAGTTGTATCTGATATAGCAAAGTTAGAGCAGAATGCGCCAAATCCATTCAATCAAAACACAACTATTAAGGTGTATATACCTGCAAAAACTGTTACAGCAAAATTGATGGTTTATTCAGCCACTGGACAAACGGTGAAAACTGTTGACATACAATCGAAAGGATTAAATACTATTACTATTGAAGGCAGTGAATTACAATCTGGCATTTATAACTATACATTATTTATTGATGGTTTGGTTATAGATAGCAAGCAAATGATACTTACAAAATAG
- a CDS encoding SBBP repeat-containing protein, with protein sequence MKKIIASIIALTAIIQNVNGQTPSFGWAKQFGGSSGYTQGYRVGTDASGNVYSSGLFMPSADFDPGPNVFNLTITGAPPGNFYVSKLNASGNFVWAKRLDDSLFVSSIAVSDAGNVLIMGIFGGTVDFDPGAGVVNRTADYNYQSTFILKLNSSGLFVWVDVFDLTGPGAGSAYVETGAGASIAVDGSENVYLTGSFVESADMDPGAGTFNLAWTNNLDLNDGFLLKLNSSGAFVWAKRFGGLDVDAGHAVDVDAAGNVYVSGMFGTIANFDGTLLDAFFGNYFVYKVKSSGAFVWAKAFGNNQSFTKCIVKLDSKARPCLAGVFKGMADFDPGAATANLTAIGVNPYMSKLDSSGNFLWAKCFQVLQTWIYIQLTQMPAMRFIQAVHLAAL encoded by the coding sequence ATGAAAAAAATCATCGCATCAATCATTGCATTAACAGCAATAATTCAAAATGTTAACGGGCAGACTCCCAGTTTTGGCTGGGCAAAACAATTTGGCGGGAGTTCGGGTTACACACAAGGTTATCGAGTTGGAACCGATGCTTCCGGCAATGTATATTCAAGCGGACTTTTCATGCCTTCAGCTGACTTTGATCCTGGACCTAATGTCTTTAATCTCACAATTACAGGTGCTCCACCTGGTAATTTCTATGTATCAAAATTAAATGCTTCGGGAAATTTTGTGTGGGCTAAACGTCTGGATGATTCTCTATTTGTTTCATCAATAGCAGTTAGTGATGCAGGAAACGTGCTGATAATGGGAATTTTTGGTGGTACGGTTGATTTTGATCCCGGTGCAGGTGTAGTAAATCGAACTGCTGATTATAATTATCAATCCACCTTTATACTGAAGTTAAATTCCTCAGGATTATTTGTATGGGTGGATGTATTTGATTTAACAGGGCCGGGTGCGGGAAGCGCTTATGTTGAAACAGGTGCGGGTGCAAGCATTGCAGTAGATGGTTCGGAAAATGTATATCTGACGGGAAGCTTTGTGGAGTCTGCTGATATGGATCCCGGAGCAGGAACATTTAACCTGGCTTGGACAAACAACCTTGACCTTAATGATGGTTTTTTATTAAAATTAAATTCATCAGGAGCATTTGTGTGGGCAAAGCGGTTTGGCGGACTCGATGTTGATGCTGGTCACGCTGTTGATGTGGATGCAGCCGGCAATGTTTATGTCTCCGGAATGTTTGGCACCATAGCTAATTTTGATGGCACGTTGTTAGATGCATTTTTTGGTAACTATTTCGTGTATAAGGTAAAATCATCAGGCGCTTTTGTATGGGCTAAAGCTTTTGGAAATAACCAATCTTTTACTAAATGCATTGTTAAACTTGATTCAAAAGCAAGACCCTGTTTAGCTGGAGTCTTTAAAGGCATGGCTGACTTTGACCCGGGTGCAGCCACCGCTAATCTTACCGCCATTGGTGTCAATCCATACATGTCTAAATTAGATTCATCCGGAAATTTCTTGTGGGCAAAATGTTTTCAAGTGCTTCAAACATGGATTTATATTCAATTGACACAGATGCCAGCGATGCGGTTTATACAAGCGGTTCATTTAGCAGCACTGTAG
- a CDS encoding fibronectin type III domain-containing protein, producing MTPTSLQNAYVHKMTQGCTTCAIPTAISSTGITSNKATINFTGNSCAVKYRVQYRVLGTTAWTAKTVNAPASVKDLTGLNCNTTYQYRIRTECNATATFVSPYSAIQQFVTKCQTPVNDTAANVAPGEAFFSWGGNGCAVKYRLQYKMSSSSTWITKTINAPATSTVTGLTVGASYDYRVKTLCDATGTVSSGYTPIKSFVMFFRLPEENLNGLQNTSPFAVWPNPTDDKITVRFNVSDEQQVSLYITDIVGRKVYAENIKASEGETQRK from the coding sequence ATGACTCCAACATCATTGCAAAATGCTTATGTTCATAAAATGACACAAGGCTGCACTACGTGTGCAATACCAACTGCAATATCATCAACCGGCATTACATCCAACAAAGCCACTATTAATTTTACAGGAAATTCCTGTGCTGTAAAATACCGTGTTCAGTACCGTGTTCTGGGTACCACAGCATGGACCGCAAAAACAGTTAACGCACCGGCCAGTGTTAAAGATCTTACCGGATTAAATTGTAATACAACTTACCAATACCGCATCCGCACCGAATGTAATGCCACCGCAACTTTTGTGTCTCCCTATTCAGCCATTCAGCAATTTGTCACAAAATGCCAGACTCCGGTAAATGATACTGCCGCCAATGTTGCTCCGGGAGAAGCATTTTTTTCATGGGGAGGTAATGGATGTGCTGTCAAATACAGGCTGCAGTATAAAATGTCTTCTTCTTCAACATGGATTACTAAAACAATCAATGCACCCGCCACTTCTACAGTAACCGGTCTTACAGTAGGAGCCAGCTATGATTACCGTGTTAAAACACTTTGCGATGCCACGGGCACTGTTTCTTCGGGATATACTCCGATTAAATCGTTTGTAATGTTTTTCAGATTACCCGAAGAAAACCTTAACGGTTTACAAAATACATCTCCGTTTGCAGTGTGGCCCAATCCCACTGATGATAAAATAACGGTTAGGTTTAATGTTTCTGATGAACAACAGGTTTCGCTTTATATTACTGACATTGTTGGGAGAAAAGTTTATGCTGAAAACATAAAAGCTTCGGAGGGAGAAACACAAAGGAAATAA
- a CDS encoding T9SS type A sorting domain-containing protein, translated as MLKELSKGLYMIRLTADKKEYSSKFLIE; from the coding sequence ATGTTGAAGGAACTTTCAAAAGGATTGTACATGATTCGCTTGACTGCAGATAAAAAGGAGTATTCTTCAAAATTCTTAATAGAATAG
- a CDS encoding SBBP repeat-containing protein, with amino-acid sequence MSTSSPTDYNDAFVLKLNSAGNFIWASQIGGLDYDEGTAIAVDAGGNVYTTGMFTFADFDPGPGFYFLNGFGFYYVSKLNSAGNFVWAKQFGNFSSFSYNNRITVDATGNPYIAGNFREPLILTLIMLQHLTLHRVVLKTCLY; translated from the coding sequence ATGTCAACTTCTAGTCCGACCGATTACAATGACGCATTTGTTTTAAAGCTAAACTCAGCCGGCAATTTTATTTGGGCTTCACAAATCGGTGGCCTCGATTATGATGAAGGAACAGCTATTGCTGTAGATGCTGGTGGTAATGTTTACACCACCGGCATGTTTACTTTTGCAGATTTTGATCCGGGACCAGGCTTCTATTTCCTTAATGGTTTTGGTTTTTATTATGTTTCAAAATTAAACTCTGCGGGTAATTTTGTTTGGGCAAAACAATTTGGTAACTTTAGCAGCTTCAGCTATAATAATAGAATCACAGTTGATGCAACAGGCAATCCATATATCGCAGGAAACTTTAGAGAACCGCTGATTTTAACCCTGATAATGTTGCAACATTTAACCTTACATCGGGTGGTATTGAAAACGTGTTTATATTAA
- a CDS encoding fibronectin type III domain-containing protein: protein MSPYSAIQQFVTKCQTPVNDTAANVAPGEAFFSWGGNGCAVKYRLQYKMSSSSTWITKTINAPATSTTVTGLTVGASYDYRVKTLCDATGTVSSGYTPIKSFVMFSDYPKKTLTV from the coding sequence GTGTCTCCCTATTCAGCCATTCAGCAATTTGTCACAAAATGCCAGACTCCGGTAAATGATACTGCCGCCAATGTTGCCCCGGGAGAAGCATTTTTTTCATGGGGAGGTAATGGATGTGCTGTCAAATACAGGCTGCAGTATAAAATGTCTTCTTCTTCAACATGGATTACTAAAACAATCAATGCACCCGCCACTTCTACTACAGTAACCGGTCTTACAGTAGGAGCCAGCTATGATTACCGTGTTAAAACACTTTGCGATGCCACGGGCACTGTTTCTTCAGGATATACTCCGATTAAATCGTTTGTAATGTTTTCAGATTACCCGAAGAAAACCTTAACGGTTTAG
- a CDS encoding T9SS type A sorting domain-containing protein encodes MTVRFNVSDEQQVSLYITDIVGRKVYAENIKASEGENTAEIMLKELSKGLYMVRLTADKKEYSSKFLIE; translated from the coding sequence ATAACGGTTAGGTTTAATGTTTCTGATGAACAACAGGTTTCGCTTTATATTACTGACATTGTTGGGAGAAAAGTTTATGCTGAAAACATAAAAGCTTCGGAGGGAGAAAACACAGCGGAAATAATGTTGAAGGAACTTTCAAAAGGATTGTACATGGTTCGCTTGACTGCAGATAAAAAGGAGTATTCTTCAAAATTCTTAATAGAATAG
- a CDS encoding tail fiber domain-containing protein: MHGSRFLFFDVGINTKNTVLGQDALLNNTNGFCNTASGYLALKSNTIGNDNTANGQQALTSNINGFQNTACGSFALSANTSGTENTVIGAFALQNNTTGSNNTAIGNVALRFNTTGNNNIANGDHSLYDNTIGSSNIAIGTHALYNNTDKSNLVAIGDSALFKNGIGSISSFDGIANTAIGSKALFSNTTGNTNTAIGSKALFSNTIGNKNTAIGSEALFSNTAGYSNTANGILALYSNTTGYHNTATGVFALYSNTTGFFNTASGSGALEYNTTGYYNTANGYKALYENTTGYGNTANGLYALYNNNTGIQNTAIGSRSGIENTEGSYNTFIGDSAGYTNTTGSNNVFVGAKVGTSSGAYSNVIVIGHDVTVTGSDRVLIGNNSTLRFGLGTNPTSGQALRVGVNSTNGNAASLTSGGAWTNASDKELKEDFQTQDAQQVLDKVNSLEITKWKYKGTDNEYHIGPMAQDFYKLFQVGLDDKSISTIDPAGVALIAIQALSKENESLKNQLAEMKTLLQQLDQSLAECCVSYHEKSAQSTPAENARLEQNAPNPFSQRTVIEFYIPQNFKSATVLVYSSLGEQMKSFNISASGVGQVEISGNTMAAGIYNYTLLIDGKAIDSKQMILTK; encoded by the coding sequence ATGCATGGCAGCAGGTTTTTGTTTTTTGATGTGGGAATAAATACAAAAAACACTGTATTGGGTCAAGATGCGTTGCTTAATAATACTAACGGATTTTGCAATACTGCTTCTGGTTATCTTGCACTTAAATCTAACACAATTGGAAATGACAACACAGCAAATGGTCAACAAGCTCTTACTTCTAATATCAATGGATTTCAAAACACTGCATGTGGGTCATTCGCACTTTCTGCTAATACTTCAGGTACCGAAAATACGGTTATAGGTGCTTTTGCACTTCAGAATAATACCACAGGATCCAATAACACAGCCATAGGAAATGTAGCTCTTAGATTCAACACAACTGGAAATAATAACATTGCAAATGGAGATCATTCACTTTATGACAACACTATTGGGTCATCAAACATTGCTATCGGTACACATGCACTTTACAATAATACCGACAAAAGCAATCTGGTAGCAATTGGCGATTCTGCATTGTTTAAGAATGGGATTGGATCTATAAGTAGTTTTGATGGAATTGCCAATACAGCAATTGGTTCAAAAGCTTTGTTTTCAAATACCACAGGAAATACTAACACAGCAATTGGTTCAAAAGCTTTGTTTTCAAATACCATAGGAAATAAAAACACAGCAATTGGTTCAGAAGCTTTGTTTTCAAATACCGCAGGATACAGTAATACAGCCAATGGTATTTTAGCACTGTATTCAAATACCACAGGATACCATAACACAGCCACTGGTGTTTTTGCACTGTATTCAAATACCACAGGGTTTTTTAACACCGCTTCTGGCAGTGGTGCCCTTGAATACAACACAACTGGATACTATAACACAGCTAATGGATATAAAGCACTTTATGAAAACACCACCGGATATGGTAACACCGCTAATGGTTTATATGCACTTTATAATAACAACACAGGAATCCAAAATACAGCCATTGGTAGTAGGTCAGGAATAGAAAATACTGAAGGTTCATACAATACTTTTATTGGTGATAGTGCAGGATATACAAATACAACGGGTTCAAACAATGTATTTGTTGGTGCAAAAGTTGGCACAAGCAGCGGAGCCTATTCAAATGTTATTGTTATTGGTCATGATGTAACTGTTACAGGAAGCGACAGGGTTTTAATCGGAAACAACAGTACTTTAAGGTTTGGATTAGGAACTAATCCTACTTCTGGTCAAGCATTAAGAGTTGGGGTTAACAGCACCAATGGAAATGCTGCATCGCTTACTTCCGGTGGTGCCTGGACCAATGCTTCGGATAAAGAATTAAAGGAAGATTTTCAAACACAGGATGCACAACAAGTTTTAGATAAAGTTAACAGTTTAGAAATTACAAAGTGGAAATATAAAGGCACTGATAATGAATATCACATAGGCCCAATGGCACAGGATTTTTATAAGCTGTTTCAAGTGGGTTTAGATGACAAATCCATTTCAACTATTGACCCTGCCGGAGTTGCTTTGATAGCCATACAAGCATTGTCAAAAGAAAATGAAAGTTTGAAAAATCAATTAGCAGAAATGAAAACACTACTGCAGCAGCTTGACCAATCGCTTGCCGAATGTTGTGTTTCCTATCATGAGAAATCAGCTCAAAGCACACCCGCAGAAAATGCACGCCTCGAACAAAATGCACCCAACCCATTTTCGCAAAGAACAGTGATTGAATTTTATATCCCACAAAATTTCAAATCAGCAACTGTATTAGTTTACTCTTCGTTAGGAGAACAGATGAAATCATTTAACATCAGCGCTTCGGGAGTAGGGCAGGTTGAAATATCTGGCAACACAATGGCAGCAGGTATTTACAATTATACTTTACTGATTGATGGAAAAGCTATTGACAGCAAGCAGATGATACTTACTAAATAA
- a CDS encoding gliding motility-associated C-terminal domain-containing protein encodes MYVKKLFLIALCTIVAVGLYAQCAFTISSFPYTEDFELTDGSWVAGGNNSDWAWGSPAKATITNAGGGSKCWIIGGTTGNTYNSNQESYLETPCFDFSFITNPLIRFKVFWETEKDYDGANFQYSLDQGNTWQNVGAFGDPIDCNNDGWYNHASINFLSTLANPKHGWSGNIQPTLGSCQGGGGSGAWKDAKHLVANLSAQPSVKFRFTFGSGSTCNNYDGFAIDEFHIEDMVVLTAFAIVDSSSYDCINGQLNATPQGGVAPYTYQWSNNTTNAFIGQINSGMYTVTVTDANGCTATASSEMYTLDKVDVAINTADDSCNNMKGLISLEVLSGPYQSHVWQGFATTADTLFGLAAGSYTLSIFDSKNCKTDYIISIADYSVIQFEGNATSYLCPPVSITLTPGNFASYTWSTNDSTPAITTDIPGTYVVTVTDTAGCSGVDSFVVETYCFESELFVPSAFTPNDDFTNEIFLPIVAYSNYFEFRVFNRWGKEIFASKNKSFGWDGVYQNQKCPAGVYAYSVTFGDTSDNLKTRRGIFNLIR; translated from the coding sequence ATGTACGTAAAAAAATTATTTCTTATTGCCTTGTGCACTATAGTGGCTGTTGGCTTGTATGCTCAATGTGCATTTACGATATCATCATTTCCATACACAGAAGATTTTGAACTGACAGATGGCAGTTGGGTAGCAGGCGGAAACAACAGCGACTGGGCTTGGGGCTCACCTGCCAAAGCTACCATTACGAATGCCGGAGGAGGAAGCAAATGCTGGATAATAGGAGGAACCACTGGCAATACCTACAATAGCAATCAGGAATCATATCTTGAAACACCTTGCTTCGACTTTTCTTTTATCACCAATCCCCTAATTCGTTTTAAAGTATTTTGGGAAACGGAAAAAGATTATGACGGTGCCAATTTTCAGTATTCGCTTGATCAGGGAAACACCTGGCAAAATGTTGGCGCTTTTGGCGACCCTATTGATTGTAACAATGATGGATGGTATAACCATGCTTCTATTAATTTTTTAAGCACACTTGCCAATCCCAAACACGGCTGGTCGGGCAATATACAGCCTACTCTAGGCAGTTGTCAGGGTGGTGGTGGCAGTGGAGCATGGAAAGATGCTAAACACCTGGTTGCAAATTTATCAGCGCAGCCATCTGTAAAGTTTCGTTTCACTTTTGGTTCTGGAAGTACTTGTAATAATTACGATGGATTTGCTATTGATGAATTCCATATAGAGGACATGGTGGTGCTCACTGCCTTTGCCATAGTTGATAGCTCCTCTTACGATTGTATTAACGGACAACTTAACGCCACACCACAAGGTGGTGTGGCCCCCTATACCTATCAGTGGAGCAACAATACCACTAATGCCTTCATTGGACAAATTAATTCGGGAATGTATACCGTTACCGTTACAGATGCCAACGGATGCACAGCAACTGCCAGCAGCGAAATGTATACGCTAGACAAAGTGGATGTTGCCATTAACACTGCAGATGATTCATGCAATAATATGAAGGGTCTAATATCGCTGGAGGTACTATCCGGCCCATATCAGTCGCATGTATGGCAAGGTTTTGCAACAACTGCTGATACACTTTTCGGTTTGGCAGCCGGAAGCTATACACTCAGCATATTTGATAGTAAAAATTGCAAAACCGATTATATAATTAGCATAGCCGACTATAGCGTCATACAATTTGAAGGCAATGCAACAAGCTATCTCTGCCCTCCGGTAAGCATTACACTAACTCCCGGCAATTTTGCATCGTATACCTGGAGTACCAACGACAGCACTCCCGCTATTACTACCGATATACCCGGAACATATGTTGTTACCGTAACAGACACTGCCGGCTGCAGCGGTGTTGATAGTTTTGTAGTTGAAACATACTGCTTCGAATCCGAATTATTTGTACCATCGGCTTTCACGCCTAATGATGACTTTACCAATGAAATTTTCTTACCTATAGTTGCTTATAGCAACTATTTTGAATTCCGTGTATTCAACCGTTGGGGCAAAGAAATTTTCGCGTCAAAAAACAAATCTTTTGGTTGGGATGGCGTTTATCAAAATCAGAAGTGTCCTGCAGGCGTTTACGCATACTCAGTAACCTTTGGTGATACAAGCGACAATCTAAAAACCAGGCGTGGTATTTTTAATCTCATCAGATAA
- a CDS encoding SprT-like domain-containing protein, translated as MTRNQLQKGLTPYIPEASLDYCIDLIVKYKIQMRITHSRNSKFGDYRSPHNGHGHRISINHNLNTYAFLVTFLHEVAHLITYLQHERDAEPHGIHWKQNFKHLLIPVLQSKIFPAAIAHAIEQSLHGMAASSCSDAKLFKALHAYNTTGHILLEDVEPNAHFRIKGHCIVFIKGDRIRKNFLCTRLDNNKLYRIAPIAEVEIIEQHSQ; from the coding sequence ATGACCCGCAATCAATTGCAAAAAGGACTTACGCCCTACATTCCCGAAGCATCACTTGACTATTGTATCGATCTTATTGTAAAATACAAAATTCAGATGCGTATTACCCATTCGCGCAACAGCAAATTTGGTGATTACCGCTCTCCTCACAATGGGCATGGTCATCGTATTTCAATAAATCACAATCTGAATACGTATGCTTTTCTTGTTACTTTTTTGCACGAAGTAGCCCACCTGATTACTTACCTCCAACATGAGCGAGATGCTGAACCACATGGAATACATTGGAAGCAAAATTTTAAACATTTACTTATTCCTGTTTTGCAGTCAAAAATTTTTCCTGCTGCTATAGCACATGCTATTGAACAATCGCTGCACGGCATGGCCGCCAGCTCGTGCAGCGATGCAAAACTATTTAAGGCTCTGCATGCTTACAATACCACCGGGCATATACTATTAGAAGATGTTGAGCCCAACGCACATTTTCGAATTAAAGGGCATTGTATTGTTTTTATTAAAGGCGATCGTATCAGGAAAAACTTTTTGTGTACACGCTTAGATAATAATAAACTCTATCGCATAGCACCTATTGCTGAGGTTGAAATAATTGAACAGCATTCGCAATAA